From the genome of Triticum aestivum cultivar Chinese Spring chromosome 3B, IWGSC CS RefSeq v2.1, whole genome shotgun sequence, one region includes:
- the LOC123069289 gene encoding uncharacterized protein, with product MDAGELEVFDAGRYTEGYQLGLAVGQRFSETIRSRMQVDLFLQEQLLPFASTAAGKPLLTALQAANRERYPRYWDELVGMADGSGVPLLHVILVNLRKEIRPFIPKKDHERREEPDDDCSDILMVSESTAFAAHNEDATAALLGHTYVVKATSPDGVSSFTAYTYAGELPTCAFGFNSNGVAFTLDSVPPAIGEVAAGAIAVNFVSRDLLEARDLDDAMRRVCSPGVSVGHCYNLMDVRARRIVTVETASRSRFAVQEAGATPSFHANMYRHLQVEQVQDENSMSRERRAAQCAMDSKEKALAVLGDAADDKYPIFMTGPTLYTLCTVLVDLDEETMTIYRGNPKNRDAVRVALPMLSTSNN from the exons ATGGACGCCGGCGAGCTGGAGGTCTTCGACGCCGGCCGTTACACCGAGGGATATCAGCTCGGTCTCGCCGTGGGCCAGCGGTTCAGCGAGACGATCAGGAGCAGGATGCAAGTGGACCTCTTCCTGCAGGAGCAGCTGCTGCCGTTCGCGTCCACGGCGGCGGGCAAGCCGCTCCTCACCGCGCTCCAGGCCGCCAACAGGGAGAGGTACCCCCGGTACTGGGACGAGCTGGTGGGCATGGCGGACGGCAGTGGCGTCCCACTCCTCCAC GTGATTCTGGTCAACTTGAGGAAGGAGATTCGTCCGTTCATCCCAAAGAAGGACCACGAACGGAGAGAAGAGCCCGACGACGACTGCTCCGACATCCTGATGGTGAGCGAGTCGACGGCGTTCGCGGCGCACAACGAAGACGCGACCGCCGCGCTGCTCGGCCACAC CTACGTGGTGAAGGCGACGTCGCCGGACGGCGTATCCTCCTTCACCGCCTACACCTACGCCGGCGAGCTCCCCACCTGCGCCTTCGGGTTCAACAGCAACGGAGTG GCCTTCACGCTCGACTCGGTTCCGCCGGCGATCGGCGAGGTCGCCGCGGGGGCCATCGCCGTGAACTTCGTGTCGCGGGACCTGCTGGAGGCGAGAGACCTGGACGACGCGATGCGCAGGGTGTGCTCGCCGGGCGTCTCGGTCGGGCACTGCTACAACCTGATGGACGTCAGAGCCCGACGGATCGTCACCGTCGAGACCGCCTCCCGGAGCCGGTTCGCCGTCCAGGAGGCCGGCGCCACGCCCTCCTTCCACGCGAACATGTACCGTCATCTCCAAGTGGAGCAG GTGCAGGACGAGAACTCCATGAGCAGGGAGAGGAGAGCGGCGCAGTGCGCGATGGACTCCAAGGAGAAGGCGCTCGCGGTGCTCGGAGACGCGGCCGACGACAAGTACCCCATCTTTATGACAG GTCCAACGCTGTATACTCTATGCACCGTCTTGGTTGATCTCGACGAGGAGACGATGACCATTTACAGGGGGAATCCCAAGAACAGAGATGCCGTTCGAGTAGCTCTTCCTATGCTGTCAACTTCTAATAACTAG
- the LOC123069290 gene encoding GDT1-like protein 1, chloroplastic — protein MASVTSCSSTVFTSSSSSIPYRTRTPLPSLRPPPRLAGLLGRLVLRCLAKRDPGEPRLLRAPVVSDEREALEPAGRDSGGLAPSDSSWGLAFAAAAGVLMTQGSQQALAGTQFMGLQPPADLLGDLGDISTGFASAFLLIFFSELGDRTFFIAALLAARNSGGVIFLGTFGALAVMTVISVVLGRAFHYVDGVLPFSFGGTDFPIDDILAVCLLVYYGVTTLLDAASGDGEKMNEEQEEAEIAVSKFSGNGAGLVSVASTLASTFVLVFVAEWGDKSFFSTIALAAASSPPGVIAGSLAGHGVATLIAVLGGSLLGTFLSEKIIAYIGGSLFLAFAAVTLVEIATS, from the exons ATGGCCTCCGTCACCTCCTGCTCTTCCACCgtcttcacctcctcctcctcctccataccCTACCGAACAAGGACGCCTCTTCCATCTCTCCGCCCGCCGCCGCGTCTCGCCGGCCTTCTGGGCCGACTG GTGCTGAGGTGCCTAGCTAAACGCGACCCGGGCGAGCCGCGGCTGCTTAGAGCTCCTGTGGTTTCTGACGAGAGAGAGGCACTGGAGCCGGCAGGTCGGGACAGTGGCGGGCTCGCACCGTCCGATTCGTCGTGGGGGCTCGCgttcgcggcggcggcgggggtgctCATGACCCAGGGGTCGCAGCAGGCGCTGGCCGGCACGCAGTTCATGGGCCTGCAGCCGCCGGCGGACCTGCTGGGGGATCTCGGGGACATCAGTACAGGTTTTGCTTCA GCTTTTCTGCTGATTTTCTTTTCTGAGCTAGGAGACAGGACGTTTTTCATTGCG GCACTTTTAGCAGCTAGAAATTCCGGAGGAGTCATTTTTCTTGGCACATTTGGAGCACTTGC GGTAATGACAGTTATATCTGTAGTTCTTGGTCGAGCATTTCACTACGTTGATGGCGTCCTTCCATTCAG TTTTGGCGGTACAGATTTCCCAATTGATGACATTCTTGCTGTGTGTCTCTTG GTATACTATGGAGTTACTACATTACTTGATGCAGCTTCAGGTGATGGAGAAAAGATGAATGAGGAACAAGAGGAG GCTGAGATAGCAGTTTCGAAGTTTTCTGGAAATGGTGCAGGATTAGTGTCTGTCGCCAGTACTCTTGCTAGCACATTTGTTTTGGTTTTTGTTGCTGAATGGGGTGATAAATCATTTTTCTCAACAATCG CACTTGCTGCGGCTTCATCCCCTCCGGGTGTCATTGCAGGGTCGCTTGCTGGTCATGGTGTTGCAACATTG ATTGCAGTTCTTGGTGGCTCTTTGCTGGGGACATTCCTATCTGAAAAG ATTATAGCATACATCGGAGGGAGCCTTTTTTTAGCATTTGCCGCTGTGACACTAGTTGAAATCGCGACTTCATGA